A region of Pan troglodytes isolate AG18354 chromosome 23, NHGRI_mPanTro3-v2.0_pri, whole genome shotgun sequence DNA encodes the following proteins:
- the GRAP2 gene encoding GRB2-related adapter protein 2 isoform X5 yields the protein MGKEVGFFIIRASQSSPGDFSISVRHEDDVQHFKVMRDNKGNYFLWTEKFPSLNKLVDYYRTNSISRQKQIFLRDRTREDQGHRGNSLDRRSQGGPHLSGAVGEEIRPSMNRKLSDHPPTLPLQQHQHQPQPPQYAPAPQQLQQPPQQRYLQHHHFHQERRGGSLDINDGHCGTGLGSEMNAALMHRRHTDPVQLQAAGRVRWARALYDFEALEDDELGFHSGEVVEVLDSSNPSWWTGRLHNKLGLFPANYVAPMTR from the exons ATGGGCAAGGAGGTTGGCTTCTTCATCATCCGGGCCAGCCAGAGCTCCCCAGGGGACTTCTCCATCTCTGTCAG GCATGAGGATGACGTTCAACACTTCAAGGTCATGCGAGACAACAAGGGTAATTACTTTCTGTGGACTGAGAAGTTTCCATCCCTAAATAAGCTGGTGGACTACTACAGGACAAATTCCATCTCCAGACAGAAGCAGATCTTCCTTAGAGACAGAACCCGAGAAGACCAG GGTCACCGGGGCAACAGCCTGGACCGGAGGTCCCAGGGAGGCCCACACCTCAGTGGGGCTGTGGGAGAAGAAATCCGGCCTTCGATGAACCGGAAGCTGTCGGATCACCCCCCCACCCTTCCCCTGCAGCAGCACCAGCACCAGCCACAGCCTCCGCAATATGCCCCAGCGccccagcagctgcagcagccccCACAGCAGCGATATCTGCAGCACCACCATTTCCACCAG gaacgCCGAGGAGGCAGCCTTGACATAAATGATGGGCATTGTGGCACCGGCTTGGGCAGTGAAATGAATGCGGCCCTCATGCATCGGAGACACACAGACCCAGTGCAGCTCCAGGCGGCAGGG CGAGTGCGGTGGGCCCGGGCGCTGTATGACTTTGAGGCCCTGGAGGATGACGAGCTGGGGTTCCACAGCGGGGAGGTGGTGGAGGTCCTGGATAGCTCCAACCCATCCTGGTGGACCGGCCGCCTGCACAACAAGCTGGGCCTCTTCCCTGCCAACTATGTGGCACCCATGACCCGATGA
- the GRAP2 gene encoding GRB2-related adapter protein 2 isoform X4, with protein sequence MEAVAKFDFTASGEDELSFHTGDVLKILSNQEEWFKAELGSQEGYVPKNFIDIQFPEHEDDVQHFKVMRDNKGNYFLWTEKFPSLNKLVDYYRTNSISRQKQIFLRDRTREDQGHRGNSLDRRSQGGPHLSGAVGEEIRPSMNRKLSDHPPTLPLQQHQHQPQPPQYAPAPQQLQQPPQQRYLQHHHFHQERRGGSLDINDGHCGTGLGSEMNAALMHRRHTDPVQLQAAGRVRWARALYDFEALEDDELGFHSGEVVEVLDSSNPSWWTGRLHNKLGLFPANYVAPMTR encoded by the exons ATGGAAGCTGTCGCCAAGTTTGATTTCACTGCTTCAGGTGAGGATGAACTGAGCTTTCACACTGGAGATGTTTTGAAG ATTTTAAGTAACCAAGAGGAGTGGTTTAAGGCGGAGCTTGGGAGCCAGGAAGGATATGTGCCCAAGAATTTCATAGACATCCAGTTTCCCGA GCATGAGGATGACGTTCAACACTTCAAGGTCATGCGAGACAACAAGGGTAATTACTTTCTGTGGACTGAGAAGTTTCCATCCCTAAATAAGCTGGTGGACTACTACAGGACAAATTCCATCTCCAGACAGAAGCAGATCTTCCTTAGAGACAGAACCCGAGAAGACCAG GGTCACCGGGGCAACAGCCTGGACCGGAGGTCCCAGGGAGGCCCACACCTCAGTGGGGCTGTGGGAGAAGAAATCCGGCCTTCGATGAACCGGAAGCTGTCGGATCACCCCCCCACCCTTCCCCTGCAGCAGCACCAGCACCAGCCACAGCCTCCGCAATATGCCCCAGCGccccagcagctgcagcagccccCACAGCAGCGATATCTGCAGCACCACCATTTCCACCAG gaacgCCGAGGAGGCAGCCTTGACATAAATGATGGGCATTGTGGCACCGGCTTGGGCAGTGAAATGAATGCGGCCCTCATGCATCGGAGACACACAGACCCAGTGCAGCTCCAGGCGGCAGGG CGAGTGCGGTGGGCCCGGGCGCTGTATGACTTTGAGGCCCTGGAGGATGACGAGCTGGGGTTCCACAGCGGGGAGGTGGTGGAGGTCCTGGATAGCTCCAACCCATCCTGGTGGACCGGCCGCCTGCACAACAAGCTGGGCCTCTTCCCTGCCAACTATGTGGCACCCATGACCCGATGA
- the TMA7B gene encoding translation machinery-associated protein 7B yields MSGHEGGKKKALKQPKKQAKEMDEEEKAFKQKQKEEQKKLEVLKAKVVGKGPLATGGIKKSGKKQAVPCA; encoded by the coding sequence ATGTCCGGCCACGAAGGTGGCAAGAAGAAGGCACTGAAACAGCCCAAGAAGCAGGCCAAGGAGATGGACGAGGAAGAGAAGGCTTTCaagcagaaacaaaaagaggAGCAGAAGAAACTCGAGGTGCTAAAAGCGAAGGTCGTGGGGAAGGGGCCCCTGGCCACAGGTGGAATTAAGAAATCTGGCAAAAAGCAAGCTGTTCCTTGTGCCTAA
- the GRAP2 gene encoding GRB2-related adapter protein 2 isoform X1 has protein sequence MEAVAKFDFTASGEDELSFHTGDVLKILSNQEEWFKAELGSQEGYVPKNFIDIQFPEWFHEGLSRHQAENLLMGKEVGFFIIRASQSSPGDFSISVRHEDDVQHFKVMRDNKGNYFLWTEKFPSLNKLVDYYRTNSISRQKQIFLRDRTREDQGHRGNSLDRRSQGGPHLSGAVGEEIRPSMNRKLSDHPPTLPLQQHQHQPQPPQYAPAPQQLQQPPQQRYLQHHHFHQERRGGSLDINDGHCGTGLGSEMNAALMHRRHTDPVQLQAAGRVRWARALYDFEALEDDELGFHSGEVVEVLDSSNPSWWTGRLHNKLGLFPANYVAPMTR, from the exons ATGGAAGCTGTCGCCAAGTTTGATTTCACTGCTTCAGGTGAGGATGAACTGAGCTTTCACACTGGAGATGTTTTGAAG ATTTTAAGTAACCAAGAGGAGTGGTTTAAGGCGGAGCTTGGGAGCCAGGAAGGATATGTGCCCAAGAATTTCATAGACATCCAGTTTCCCGA ATGGTTTCACGAAGGCCTCTCTCGACACCAGGCAGAGAACTTACTCATGGGCAAGGAGGTTGGCTTCTTCATCATCCGGGCCAGCCAGAGCTCCCCAGGGGACTTCTCCATCTCTGTCAG GCATGAGGATGACGTTCAACACTTCAAGGTCATGCGAGACAACAAGGGTAATTACTTTCTGTGGACTGAGAAGTTTCCATCCCTAAATAAGCTGGTGGACTACTACAGGACAAATTCCATCTCCAGACAGAAGCAGATCTTCCTTAGAGACAGAACCCGAGAAGACCAG GGTCACCGGGGCAACAGCCTGGACCGGAGGTCCCAGGGAGGCCCACACCTCAGTGGGGCTGTGGGAGAAGAAATCCGGCCTTCGATGAACCGGAAGCTGTCGGATCACCCCCCCACCCTTCCCCTGCAGCAGCACCAGCACCAGCCACAGCCTCCGCAATATGCCCCAGCGccccagcagctgcagcagccccCACAGCAGCGATATCTGCAGCACCACCATTTCCACCAG gaacgCCGAGGAGGCAGCCTTGACATAAATGATGGGCATTGTGGCACCGGCTTGGGCAGTGAAATGAATGCGGCCCTCATGCATCGGAGACACACAGACCCAGTGCAGCTCCAGGCGGCAGGG CGAGTGCGGTGGGCCCGGGCGCTGTATGACTTTGAGGCCCTGGAGGATGACGAGCTGGGGTTCCACAGCGGGGAGGTGGTGGAGGTCCTGGATAGCTCCAACCCATCCTGGTGGACCGGCCGCCTGCACAACAAGCTGGGCCTCTTCCCTGCCAACTATGTGGCACCCATGACCCGATGA
- the GRAP2 gene encoding GRB2-related adapter protein 2 isoform X3 produces the protein MIRFPGWRETSPGEKEQRGWFHEGLSRHQAENLLMGKEVGFFIIRASQSSPGDFSISVRHEDDVQHFKVMRDNKGNYFLWTEKFPSLNKLVDYYRTNSISRQKQIFLRDRTREDQGHRGNSLDRRSQGGPHLSGAVGEEIRPSMNRKLSDHPPTLPLQQHQHQPQPPQYAPAPQQLQQPPQQRYLQHHHFHQERRGGSLDINDGHCGTGLGSEMNAALMHRRHTDPVQLQAAGRVRWARALYDFEALEDDELGFHSGEVVEVLDSSNPSWWTGRLHNKLGLFPANYVAPMTR, from the exons ATGAttcgtttcccaggctggagagagaCTTCTCCTGGAGAGAAGGAACAAAGAGG ATGGTTTCACGAAGGCCTCTCTCGACACCAGGCAGAGAACTTACTCATGGGCAAGGAGGTTGGCTTCTTCATCATCCGGGCCAGCCAGAGCTCCCCAGGGGACTTCTCCATCTCTGTCAG GCATGAGGATGACGTTCAACACTTCAAGGTCATGCGAGACAACAAGGGTAATTACTTTCTGTGGACTGAGAAGTTTCCATCCCTAAATAAGCTGGTGGACTACTACAGGACAAATTCCATCTCCAGACAGAAGCAGATCTTCCTTAGAGACAGAACCCGAGAAGACCAG GGTCACCGGGGCAACAGCCTGGACCGGAGGTCCCAGGGAGGCCCACACCTCAGTGGGGCTGTGGGAGAAGAAATCCGGCCTTCGATGAACCGGAAGCTGTCGGATCACCCCCCCACCCTTCCCCTGCAGCAGCACCAGCACCAGCCACAGCCTCCGCAATATGCCCCAGCGccccagcagctgcagcagccccCACAGCAGCGATATCTGCAGCACCACCATTTCCACCAG gaacgCCGAGGAGGCAGCCTTGACATAAATGATGGGCATTGTGGCACCGGCTTGGGCAGTGAAATGAATGCGGCCCTCATGCATCGGAGACACACAGACCCAGTGCAGCTCCAGGCGGCAGGG CGAGTGCGGTGGGCCCGGGCGCTGTATGACTTTGAGGCCCTGGAGGATGACGAGCTGGGGTTCCACAGCGGGGAGGTGGTGGAGGTCCTGGATAGCTCCAACCCATCCTGGTGGACCGGCCGCCTGCACAACAAGCTGGGCCTCTTCCCTGCCAACTATGTGGCACCCATGACCCGATGA